One part of the Mycobacterium sp. 050128 genome encodes these proteins:
- the eccD gene encoding type VII secretion integral membrane protein EccD → MTTANPAQQAPEVPRLCKVHLLVGEDTLIDYVLPAGVALIAVIEDLIPRVNAILKDRGRAPLDDTLTYQLCRADATTLDPQRSLDDSRVYDGDLLCLLPLEATERFAPVIEEVSTALARSAREQFSTVNITAARRVAGGLFAALVAWTEMMLAQLWWQQHGWLPAAVSWGLAAVFLVSARAAARARDEQRRHSADFLVWSALVSAGAGAAMSVPGPPGGWHVVAATATVLSGVAALTMLTGRYLGVFAGMAVIGLSAGAVAVIHASGWRVLPAHLAVVFLVLDLVLVTFATSIGVMGAGVPGPWFPSVTNRGVFETREGAALNTVSPVERPGNESVEQIATWARRGTTIVTGLLVGGAVVLVVAARYAVMPETGGGWRYLAFTLGICAIFLLRSRSFVDRNQSVTLAVGAVVAVAVVIGRYASAPNPASPVVTLICVAATLTLAGMGLLGVLVVPKARISAPVNRAVEVSEYVLLIFVVPWAIWLLNLLWVVRNAVHGS, encoded by the coding sequence ATGACTACGGCAAATCCCGCACAACAGGCGCCCGAGGTCCCACGCCTGTGCAAGGTGCATCTGCTCGTCGGTGAGGACACCCTGATCGACTACGTGCTGCCGGCCGGGGTGGCGTTGATCGCGGTGATCGAGGACCTCATCCCGCGGGTCAACGCGATCCTCAAAGACCGCGGCCGAGCACCGCTGGATGACACGCTGACCTATCAGCTGTGTCGGGCCGACGCCACCACACTCGATCCCCAACGATCCCTGGACGACAGCCGTGTCTACGACGGCGACTTGCTGTGCTTGTTGCCCCTCGAGGCCACTGAGCGCTTCGCGCCCGTGATCGAGGAGGTGTCGACCGCGCTAGCTCGTTCCGCCCGCGAACAGTTCTCCACGGTGAACATCACGGCAGCGCGCCGTGTCGCCGGGGGGCTGTTCGCGGCGTTGGTGGCGTGGACGGAGATGATGTTGGCCCAGCTGTGGTGGCAACAGCACGGCTGGCTGCCCGCCGCGGTGTCGTGGGGCTTAGCCGCCGTCTTCTTGGTGTCGGCCAGGGCGGCGGCGCGGGCCCGCGATGAGCAAAGACGCCACTCAGCAGATTTCTTGGTGTGGTCGGCACTAGTGTCTGCCGGCGCGGGGGCGGCGATGTCGGTGCCCGGCCCGCCCGGGGGCTGGCATGTGGTGGCCGCGACGGCCACCGTGTTGTCCGGCGTCGCGGCGCTGACGATGCTCACTGGCCGCTATCTGGGTGTGTTCGCGGGGATGGCCGTGATCGGCTTGTCTGCGGGCGCGGTGGCAGTAATTCATGCCAGCGGCTGGCGGGTGCTGCCAGCGCATCTGGCGGTGGTCTTTCTGGTCCTGGATCTGGTGCTGGTGACGTTTGCGACCAGCATCGGCGTCATGGGAGCAGGTGTGCCCGGGCCTTGGTTTCCGTCGGTCACCAACCGCGGGGTCTTTGAGACCCGAGAAGGCGCTGCCCTCAACACCGTGTCGCCGGTGGAGCGGCCAGGCAACGAATCTGTGGAACAGATCGCAACGTGGGCTCGGCGCGGCACCACTATCGTGACGGGGCTGCTGGTGGGCGGCGCTGTGGTGCTGGTCGTGGCCGCACGATATGCAGTGATGCCCGAAACAGGCGGCGGATGGCGCTATTTGGCGTTCACATTGGGAATTTGCGCCATCTTTCTGCTCAGGTCACGCTCGTTTGTCGATCGCAATCAGTCCGTCACACTGGCCGTGGGTGCCGTCGTTGCGGTAGCGGTGGTGATCGGGCGATACGCCAGCGCGCCGAATCCGGCGTCGCCGGTCGTGACATTGATTTGCGTCGCCGCGACACTGACATTGGCCGGGATGGGGCTGCTCGGGGTGCTGGTGGTGCCCAAAGCGCGCATCAGCGCGCCGGTGAACCGCGCCGTCGAGGTCAGCGAATACGTCCTCCTGATTTTTGTTGTGCCATGGGCGATTTGGCTGCTCAACCTGCTGTGGGTGGTACGGAATGCGGTGCACGGATCATGA
- a CDS encoding S8 family serine peptidase: MRKAASSLGAVGLAAALIAVSGGVAGAIDPPVVPPGPPPPDPAPAPDQPMHQIAACTTTGVLPGSDLRELPAPLQLMNMPQAWKESTGVGVLVGIIDTGVAAQPRLPHLVAGGDFVMGQFGDGLSDCDGHGTVVASLIGAAPSGAALVPKPSWAVPVAPPAGAPPPRPIPPPPPPPTVTVTQTVAPPPPPPPDDHPAWLGRSAPPPVTVGQERGSEPLEPPPGGGPDGLIGVAPDAMLISIRQTAQTFGLLDPGVSDNPEDIRRAGDINSLARAIVHAANLGVKVINISVVSCISTTKPQDQSALAAAVRYAAVDRDVVIVTAAGNVHAQGCNVQNPDPLPGDPTRGWASVKTIATPAWFSDYVLAVSATDSTGVPAGGDSASVHGPWVGLAAPGADIVGLSTSGQVINGSVDDDKLHPIAGSSFSSAFVGGVAALVRAKFPNLTAHQVIHRLEATAHPPAGGRDNVVGYGTVDPVAALTWDVPPGDTFAPGVQRAQLKVPPPPAPRDPRPGWVAMAITGVAVTGVLAVAVGVTVGRRREQV; the protein is encoded by the coding sequence ATGAGGAAAGCCGCGAGCAGCCTGGGCGCGGTAGGACTGGCCGCCGCCCTGATTGCCGTGTCCGGCGGGGTGGCCGGCGCGATCGATCCCCCGGTAGTGCCTCCTGGCCCACCGCCGCCTGATCCCGCGCCCGCCCCGGATCAACCGATGCACCAAATCGCGGCCTGCACAACCACCGGGGTGCTGCCGGGCAGTGATTTGCGCGAGCTGCCCGCACCGCTGCAATTGATGAACATGCCTCAGGCCTGGAAAGAATCCACCGGTGTGGGCGTGCTGGTGGGGATCATCGATACCGGCGTGGCGGCACAACCTCGGCTGCCGCACTTGGTGGCCGGTGGGGACTTCGTGATGGGCCAGTTTGGTGACGGGCTGTCTGATTGCGATGGCCACGGGACCGTGGTGGCCTCACTGATTGGGGCCGCGCCCTCGGGGGCAGCTCTGGTTCCTAAGCCGTCCTGGGCAGTGCCCGTGGCTCCGCCCGCGGGGGCGCCGCCGCCACGCCCGATTCCCCCGCCACCGCCGCCGCCGACGGTCACGGTGACCCAAACGGTGGCCCCGCCGCCCCCGCCCCCGCCAGACGACCACCCAGCCTGGCTTGGTAGGTCGGCTCCACCTCCGGTTACCGTGGGCCAGGAGCGCGGGTCAGAGCCGCTAGAACCGCCCCCTGGTGGCGGTCCCGACGGGCTGATCGGCGTGGCCCCGGACGCGATGCTCATCTCAATCCGCCAAACAGCGCAAACGTTCGGCCTCCTCGACCCCGGAGTGTCCGACAATCCTGAGGACATTCGACGCGCCGGTGATATCAACTCGTTGGCCCGCGCGATCGTGCACGCCGCTAATCTGGGCGTCAAAGTGATCAACATCAGTGTGGTCTCGTGCATCTCGACAACCAAGCCGCAGGATCAAAGCGCCTTGGCAGCCGCGGTCCGCTACGCCGCGGTCGACCGCGACGTCGTGATCGTGACCGCCGCGGGCAACGTTCATGCCCAGGGCTGCAACGTACAAAATCCCGACCCGCTACCGGGTGACCCCACGCGGGGCTGGGCGTCGGTCAAAACCATCGCCACCCCGGCGTGGTTCAGCGATTACGTGTTGGCCGTGTCGGCCACCGATTCGACCGGTGTTCCCGCCGGGGGCGACAGCGCCTCCGTGCACGGCCCGTGGGTGGGCCTGGCCGCACCGGGCGCCGACATCGTGGGCCTTTCGACCAGCGGACAAGTGATCAACGGATCAGTCGATGACGACAAGCTGCACCCGATCGCGGGGAGCTCGTTCAGCTCGGCGTTCGTCGGGGGCGTGGCGGCGTTGGTGCGCGCGAAGTTCCCCAACCTGACCGCGCATCAGGTGATCCACCGATTAGAGGCCACCGCGCACCCGCCGGCCGGTGGGCGTGACAACGTGGTGGGTTACGGGACGGTGGATCCGGTCGCGGCGTTGACGTGGGATGTGCCCCCAGGAGACACGTTTGCTCCCGGAGTTCAGCGCGCCCAGCTCAAGGTGCCGCCCCCGCCTGCGCCACGCGACCCGCGCCCGGGGTGGGTCGCGATGGCCATCACCGGCGTGGCCGTCACCGGTGTCCTGGCGGTAGCTGTCGGCGTCACGGTCGGACGTCGTAGGGAGCAGGTCTGA
- the eccE gene encoding type VII secretion protein EccE has protein sequence MRQRFVSARLTSRAVITGELVAAAVALALSTTLISWPVAMASAAVLGLLFCVLTLRGRTIGQWVGRVINWTLHRERKLRLPEPVDVTLNEHTIGVVIDGHTVCTMISVLGKPYIPTLLHADHTKTPNTVPISVIAQEMQRCGLSVDVDIVCEGSRTARDNYAELYEAALRGLPAAGQRSVTLVVRFDTRSERVVPGLLWRRDTIAAAVAASQRITRALNQTNCRARLLTASQMTDAIMASLGGPENATASYEDRWTNLQRGGKAYVTAYFFSAQDVRSAELDDVWAYQSDHTTLVIALRSEPTGVQASALVRLTTVQPLATSPRLVLNPMAGRQWEAVALTVPGRQRLSLPSTPVTAELDTAVVAGASGVLLGQWRDAILLMPMSDPAAPTRIALHADDDQEVRRLIRRAAAAGEQVAVYDPTGRWTMASASPRIWTTRDLTAQPPRPPTMVIHNGRANSYPAARTSVTVGDVPASAAPDIRIEQRGERISVKTQRFRTVLRPITFRNEDAYLR, from the coding sequence ATGCGCCAACGGTTTGTCTCGGCTCGTCTCACTTCTCGCGCTGTCATCACCGGGGAACTGGTCGCGGCTGCGGTGGCGTTGGCGCTGAGCACCACGCTGATATCGTGGCCGGTCGCGATGGCTAGCGCCGCAGTGCTGGGCCTGTTGTTCTGTGTGCTGACCCTGCGTGGGCGCACGATCGGGCAGTGGGTGGGGCGCGTGATCAACTGGACGCTCCACCGGGAGCGTAAGCTTCGCTTGCCTGAACCGGTCGACGTCACGCTCAACGAACACACGATCGGTGTCGTGATCGACGGCCATACCGTGTGCACGATGATTTCGGTGCTGGGTAAGCCCTACATCCCGACCCTGTTGCACGCCGACCACACCAAAACGCCCAATACCGTGCCGATTAGCGTGATCGCACAGGAGATGCAGCGCTGCGGATTAAGCGTCGACGTCGACATCGTGTGCGAAGGCAGCCGCACCGCCAGAGACAACTATGCCGAGCTGTACGAGGCCGCCTTGCGGGGTCTGCCGGCTGCCGGACAGCGCAGCGTGACGCTGGTGGTCCGTTTCGATACGCGCAGTGAGCGGGTAGTGCCGGGATTGTTGTGGCGGCGTGACACTATCGCCGCGGCGGTGGCCGCGTCGCAGCGCATCACCAGAGCTCTCAACCAAACGAACTGTCGCGCACGGCTTTTAACTGCCTCGCAGATGACCGACGCAATAATGGCCAGCCTGGGTGGTCCCGAGAACGCAACAGCTTCCTATGAGGACCGCTGGACCAATCTGCAGCGCGGCGGGAAAGCCTATGTGACAGCGTATTTCTTCAGCGCCCAAGATGTGCGCTCTGCTGAACTCGACGATGTGTGGGCCTACCAAAGCGATCACACCACCCTGGTGATCGCGTTGCGCAGCGAGCCCACTGGGGTGCAGGCGTCGGCCCTGGTTCGGCTGACCACCGTGCAACCACTGGCCACCTCACCGCGATTGGTGCTCAACCCGATGGCGGGCCGACAATGGGAAGCGGTGGCGTTGACCGTGCCGGGCCGCCAGCGGCTCAGCTTGCCCTCCACGCCGGTCACCGCTGAACTGGACACTGCCGTTGTCGCCGGCGCATCCGGTGTTCTGCTTGGACAATGGCGTGACGCCATCTTGCTGATGCCGATGTCAGATCCCGCGGCCCCCACCCGAATCGCTTTGCACGCCGATGACGACCAGGAGGTCCGCCGGCTTATTCGCCGGGCCGCCGCGGCGGGCGAACAGGTCGCTGTCTATGACCCCACGGGCCGCTGGACCATGGCGTCGGCATCCCCGCGGATCTGGACCACGCGTGATTTGACCGCCCAGCCGCCTCGCCCCCCAACGATGGTGATACACAACGGCCGAGCAAACAGCTACCCGGCGGCGCGGACATCCGTCACGGTCGGCGATGTGCCCGCTAGCGCTGCACCCGACATCCGCATCGAACAACGCGGCGAACGAATCAGCGTGAAAACACAACGGTTTCGCACCGTCTTGCGGCCGATCACTTTCCGCAACGAAGACGCCTACCTCCGCTGA
- a CDS encoding DUF2637 domain-containing protein, translating to MACDSAGDDLFDTDARTHRRAVRFFWVVLIGASVASITGNALHAVVQAEHVAPALAAAVATAPPLVLLGSTEGLSLLIKVHRRPNLTFWAALIMTLLLGVGAFRLSFDALCSLAIRCGIRPSLAWLWPLIIDVTTAQATVALVALTRLHHGRAQAPTAGVNDNAHDDNEDDDDQRVGVAPRQLRGAEAAALESAVAPVDGATHSLPVATKVEPVTVASIRDKHDGVVRTVVASKRTKQKPEVIEAVLRRHAAGQRAGEISEELKLHHTTVNRILATALHSRAAV from the coding sequence ATGGCTTGCGACAGCGCGGGTGATGATCTGTTTGACACCGATGCGCGAACTCACCGACGCGCGGTGCGGTTCTTCTGGGTGGTACTGATTGGAGCGAGCGTAGCCTCCATCACGGGGAACGCGTTGCACGCCGTCGTGCAGGCTGAGCATGTCGCACCGGCGCTGGCGGCCGCGGTAGCCACCGCGCCGCCGTTGGTGTTGCTCGGATCCACCGAAGGGCTTTCGCTGCTGATCAAGGTTCACCGTCGCCCCAATCTGACGTTCTGGGCGGCACTCATCATGACGCTGCTCTTGGGTGTCGGTGCGTTCCGCCTGTCTTTTGATGCCCTGTGCAGTCTGGCGATTCGATGCGGCATCCGCCCGAGCCTGGCATGGTTGTGGCCGCTGATTATCGACGTCACCACCGCTCAGGCCACGGTCGCGTTGGTAGCCCTGACCCGCCTTCACCACGGCCGCGCACAGGCGCCGACAGCGGGCGTCAACGACAACGCCCACGATGACAATGAGGACGACGATGATCAGCGAGTGGGCGTGGCACCGCGGCAGCTCAGGGGCGCCGAGGCAGCCGCGCTCGAGAGCGCCGTGGCGCCGGTCGACGGGGCGACGCATTCGCTGCCAGTGGCCACGAAAGTCGAACCGGTGACCGTGGCATCCATCCGCGACAAGCACGACGGCGTGGTCCGCACGGTGGTGGCGTCGAAACGGACCAAGCAGAAGCCAGAAGTCATTGAGGCCGTGCTGCGCCGCCACGCTGCCGGGCAACGCGCTGGTGAGATCTCCGAGGAACTGAAGTTGCATCACACGACGGTGAACCGAATCCTCGCCACGGCGCTGCACTCCCGTGCGGCCGTCTAG
- a CDS encoding type IV secretory system conjugative DNA transfer family protein: MDKEPYTPYCGLTYNRQNVAARAATAPHILVSAPTRTGKTRRILAPAALLHPGPAVLVSSKPDLAELVLTRRSTGVTGVIDLRPEHTEVWPAGVRRMVSDPTRTITSAHEALTVAETMLATSGVGFSGASGNAVAAGGLWESQAAPPLACLLYAASPLGNSLGMPWVLDAVQDFGIDEAGGDDGRPIPQLGRPSWLTAYGLCEQPKLAAPLYAVIAGMDSRLRDSIKITVSKAVTPWLRLGLSADEGVSHLSAVERISVESFDVRMLDEPEATLFVIAPNTGSVAGAAVALIDSIVRHFRRKMANHQLTHRLLLELDEVCNSCPLPDLLTYVGESAGLGVNILATVQASSHFDVVFGPKYADALRDMFPGTLIMYGAHERHLLEQASHWLGETTRRTEAYEPTGGSRGQSSQFGQAIGWQELLPQSREEAQLLQRGTAGERLHIPDWTEFQALFDQAVQQRIKKAQ; the protein is encoded by the coding sequence GTGGACAAGGAACCGTACACGCCGTACTGCGGACTGACCTACAATAGGCAAAACGTGGCCGCGCGCGCTGCGACAGCACCGCACATTTTGGTCAGCGCGCCAACGCGTACCGGCAAAACCCGCCGGATTCTGGCCCCCGCGGCGCTCCTCCATCCTGGGCCCGCGGTGTTGGTGTCGTCCAAACCTGACCTTGCTGAGCTGGTGTTGACGCGGCGCAGCACGGGTGTCACCGGTGTGATCGATCTGCGCCCGGAGCATACCGAGGTGTGGCCGGCCGGGGTGCGGCGAATGGTTTCGGACCCGACGCGCACCATCACCAGCGCCCACGAGGCGCTGACGGTCGCTGAGACGATGCTGGCGACCTCGGGTGTGGGTTTTAGTGGTGCGAGTGGTAATGCAGTTGCCGCAGGCGGGCTTTGGGAATCCCAGGCGGCACCGCCATTGGCGTGTCTGCTGTACGCGGCCAGCCCGTTAGGCAACAGCCTGGGAATGCCGTGGGTGCTCGATGCGGTGCAGGACTTCGGCATCGATGAGGCCGGCGGGGACGATGGGCGTCCTATCCCGCAGCTGGGGCGTCCGTCATGGTTGACCGCTTACGGGCTATGCGAACAACCCAAGCTCGCAGCCCCGCTATATGCCGTGATCGCGGGAATGGATTCCCGCTTGCGTGACAGCATCAAGATCACGGTGTCGAAGGCCGTGACACCCTGGCTGCGTTTGGGATTAAGCGCCGATGAGGGCGTGTCGCACTTGAGTGCAGTGGAGCGCATCAGTGTGGAATCCTTTGACGTCCGCATGCTTGACGAGCCCGAAGCGACGCTGTTTGTCATCGCACCAAACACTGGCTCGGTCGCTGGCGCTGCGGTGGCGCTGATCGACTCCATTGTCCGGCATTTCCGCCGCAAGATGGCGAACCATCAACTGACCCATCGGCTGCTGCTCGAACTTGACGAAGTGTGTAATTCGTGCCCGCTGCCGGATCTGTTGACCTACGTCGGAGAGTCAGCGGGACTGGGCGTCAACATCTTGGCGACAGTTCAGGCGTCGTCGCATTTCGATGTGGTATTCGGGCCCAAATATGCTGACGCGCTGCGGGATATGTTCCCGGGCACGCTGATCATGTACGGGGCTCATGAGCGTCACTTGCTCGAACAGGCGTCGCACTGGCTGGGCGAGACCACCCGGCGCACCGAAGCCTACGAGCCGACTGGCGGCAGCCGAGGACAATCCTCACAGTTCGGCCAAGCCATCGGTTGGCAAGAGCTGCTTCCCCAATCACGAGAAGAGGCGCAGCTTCTGCAGCGGGGCACCGCGGGCGAGCGCTTGCACATCCCCGACTGGACCGAGTTCCAGGCCCTATTCGACCAAGCGGTGCAACAGCGAATTAAAAAGGCGCAGTAG
- a CDS encoding helix-turn-helix domain-containing protein: MNTPKDGPARLDHFVSERLAVLHMSRAELARRGGPNRSTLHKSSNGSRTMSLATLARLDEALGWAHGSSRTILEGGLPATPPPQDTHVRTVLHAVEDLVEQCHSILADARQLLTELLTVREPAEHAR; the protein is encoded by the coding sequence GTGAATACACCAAAAGACGGGCCTGCGCGGCTCGATCATTTCGTCTCCGAGCGGCTGGCGGTCCTGCACATGTCCCGGGCTGAACTGGCTCGCCGGGGCGGACCCAACCGCTCGACGCTGCACAAGTCCAGCAACGGCTCTCGCACCATGTCGTTGGCCACACTGGCCCGCCTTGATGAAGCCCTGGGTTGGGCCCACGGCTCATCGCGGACGATCCTTGAAGGCGGGTTACCTGCCACCCCACCGCCGCAAGACACCCATGTACGCACGGTGTTGCACGCGGTGGAAGACCTCGTCGAGCAGTGCCACTCGATCTTGGCCGACGCCCGTCAGTTACTCACCGAACTGCTGACAGTACGCGAACCGGCCGAACATGCCCGCTGA
- a CDS encoding ATP-binding protein: protein MVTTAPVAPPRPVEKAEAWSGIRDIDIQIGEAAPGQEWPGGPYRGIEWVAIAAIAGPTLLWVDSQPAGTTLPILAAGAVLCVVTVGLMRLLLPKGRPSLSTRVIFARNTVRPPHLVTSVPRRTDRRFRADSSFDPPERVEGNLVFTAGGVYAEFLIDGLSVNMRSLDVHRRAARLTRNLGRYLPSGSQVRGLLVAEDQNAILRAMVGPHTTNSAWIRQCKHWVPIIADANKWISNGYRGPVRPRFWLTVPVDAGAAGRTPLGQGRRVWDWVSGRDKDSNTSIQHYASVAREICSALPDEFHVRPASPAQIHWYRRHRAMLGVIHEPIPPTNAGPASLCADDFAPIAFDEGDNAQRSWWRPSFKPMVRVYYPDDPHRRSSYQTFLTVEHFPETGLAFPRASYLHALLNVNTAASIEWTQHIYIRTPQDAQARNFRYTKNIKDQMRQRGHRGAENDELPRKLARTRAYTSHLNGNPAERELDHTVVIAVGADSPQILEDAVKQVRQELDTVGIAVKRHRGAQALLWKAFNTGSENACPLDEFRNPTSAHKWSLFLPLISGRVGNVRGSALAIDQTSMRPAIILHDPEGTARRNKNTGLAVVGDPGGGKSNRTKLSAYELILRGGRVVVFEPDTIAEWKRALTPIEGVRFIDPTTPQFLYDPLVIFPAHLAGRIAAAHILPWIGLSYDSLLAKRYRRLLRPDNRAAHGITSHRALLDYLRSQPDADNDELLLRLETAQEDFPGLFDDHLPPYRPEDSPATVYLTGNLGLPNSEDLANADLYAKLSGTQRAGMAIYGLLIELEQRYMFDRLDVFDIMIFEECAELLAFPTTARVAHKFTRRGRKHASGIWFITQDFRDLARMGDEFVTQKWIFRVQDPQLAYATLKWARIDPDMYPEFVSALSEDTSPGSTADEDVFADRGEWGGDILEAGAVDRSRLGEGFLVDELGRPARVQFFGAPTQEQARAFDSTATVIA, encoded by the coding sequence ATGGTGACCACAGCACCGGTTGCCCCACCACGACCGGTAGAGAAGGCCGAAGCATGGTCGGGCATCCGCGACATCGACATCCAGATCGGGGAAGCCGCTCCGGGCCAGGAGTGGCCCGGCGGCCCTTATCGCGGGATCGAATGGGTAGCCATCGCCGCGATCGCTGGACCCACCCTGCTGTGGGTCGACAGCCAGCCCGCCGGCACCACCTTGCCGATCCTGGCCGCCGGCGCGGTGCTGTGTGTCGTAACCGTGGGGCTGATGCGGCTGCTGCTGCCTAAAGGCCGACCCTCGTTGTCCACCCGGGTCATCTTTGCCCGCAACACGGTCCGGCCCCCTCACCTGGTCACCTCCGTGCCGCGTCGCACCGACCGGCGCTTCCGTGCCGACTCCAGCTTTGACCCTCCTGAACGTGTCGAAGGCAATCTGGTCTTCACTGCCGGAGGTGTCTACGCCGAGTTCCTGATCGACGGCTTGTCGGTCAACATGCGCTCGCTCGACGTCCACCGTCGAGCCGCGCGCCTGACCCGCAACCTGGGACGCTACTTGCCCTCAGGCTCCCAAGTCCGCGGCCTTTTGGTCGCCGAAGACCAAAACGCCATCCTGCGGGCTATGGTGGGTCCGCACACCACCAATTCGGCCTGGATCCGCCAGTGCAAGCACTGGGTGCCAATCATCGCTGATGCCAACAAATGGATCAGCAACGGATACCGCGGGCCGGTGCGGCCTCGTTTTTGGCTCACAGTGCCTGTCGACGCCGGCGCCGCGGGCCGTACTCCGCTCGGACAAGGCAGACGTGTGTGGGATTGGGTCAGCGGACGCGACAAAGACTCGAACACGTCGATTCAGCACTATGCGAGCGTGGCCCGCGAGATCTGTAGCGCTTTGCCTGACGAGTTCCACGTCCGCCCGGCCAGTCCGGCCCAAATTCACTGGTACCGGCGGCATCGGGCGATGCTCGGTGTCATCCATGAGCCGATACCACCGACCAACGCCGGCCCTGCCTCGCTGTGTGCTGACGACTTCGCTCCGATCGCGTTCGACGAGGGAGACAACGCCCAACGATCGTGGTGGCGGCCGAGTTTCAAGCCAATGGTCCGCGTCTACTATCCCGACGACCCCCACCGCCGGTCGAGTTATCAGACATTTTTGACTGTGGAGCACTTCCCCGAGACAGGGCTGGCCTTTCCGCGCGCGTCGTATTTGCATGCGCTGCTCAACGTGAACACTGCGGCCAGTATTGAATGGACCCAACATATCTATATTCGCACACCCCAGGATGCGCAGGCCCGAAACTTCCGCTACACCAAGAACATCAAGGATCAGATGCGCCAGCGCGGGCACCGCGGCGCCGAAAACGACGAACTGCCACGCAAACTCGCGCGCACCCGGGCTTACACCTCACATCTGAACGGCAATCCCGCAGAGCGCGAGCTCGACCACACGGTGGTCATCGCTGTCGGGGCCGACTCCCCGCAGATCCTTGAGGACGCGGTCAAGCAGGTCCGCCAGGAGCTCGACACAGTCGGTATTGCTGTCAAACGTCACCGCGGAGCCCAGGCGCTGCTGTGGAAGGCGTTCAACACGGGGAGTGAAAATGCCTGCCCGCTCGACGAATTCCGCAATCCCACCAGCGCACATAAGTGGTCGTTGTTCTTGCCGTTGATTTCTGGACGCGTCGGCAACGTCAGGGGCAGTGCGCTGGCCATCGACCAGACCTCGATGCGCCCGGCAATCATCCTGCACGATCCCGAAGGAACCGCGCGCCGCAATAAGAACACCGGTCTAGCAGTTGTCGGAGACCCCGGCGGCGGGAAGTCCAACCGCACGAAATTGTCGGCCTATGAACTGATTCTGCGGGGCGGGCGGGTGGTGGTGTTCGAGCCCGACACGATCGCCGAATGGAAACGCGCGCTCACCCCGATCGAGGGAGTGCGCTTCATCGATCCCACAACTCCGCAGTTCCTGTATGACCCGCTGGTGATCTTCCCGGCCCATCTGGCAGGGCGCATCGCGGCCGCACACATCTTGCCCTGGATCGGACTGTCCTACGACAGCCTCCTGGCCAAACGATATCGACGGCTGCTGCGGCCCGACAATCGGGCCGCCCACGGGATTACCAGTCACCGGGCGCTGCTGGACTACCTGCGGTCACAGCCGGACGCCGATAACGATGAGTTGCTGCTACGCCTAGAGACAGCACAAGAGGATTTTCCTGGCCTGTTCGATGATCACTTGCCGCCCTACCGGCCAGAAGACTCACCAGCGACGGTCTACCTCACGGGCAACCTGGGGTTGCCCAACAGCGAGGATCTGGCCAACGCTGATCTTTACGCCAAACTATCCGGGACCCAGCGTGCTGGCATGGCCATTTATGGGCTCCTCATTGAGCTCGAGCAGCGCTACATGTTCGATCGCCTCGACGTCTTCGACATCATGATCTTCGAGGAGTGCGCCGAACTGCTTGCCTTTCCGACCACAGCGCGCGTTGCGCACAAGTTCACGCGCCGGGGCCGCAAGCACGCCAGCGGAATCTGGTTCATCACACAAGATTTCCGAGATCTTGCCCGTATGGGCGATGAATTCGTCACCCAGAAGTGGATCTTTCGTGTGCAAGACCCGCAACTGGCCTACGCCACACTGAAGTGGGCGCGTATCGACCCCGACATGTATCCCGAGTTCGTCAGTGCACTCAGTGAGGACACCAGTCCAGGCTCCACCGCTGATGAAGACGTCTTCGCTGATCGCGGAGAGTGGGGAGGCGATATCTTGGAGGCGGGCGCGGTCGATCGCTCCCGCCTCGGCGAGGGATTCCTGGTCGACGAACTAGGGCGTCCGGCACGGGTCCAGTTCTTCGGTGCGCCGACCCAAGAGCAGGCACGCGCCTTCGACAGCACCGCGACGGTGATCGCATGA